In Choloepus didactylus isolate mChoDid1 chromosome X, mChoDid1.pri, whole genome shotgun sequence, a genomic segment contains:
- the YY2 gene encoding LOW QUALITY PROTEIN: transcription factor YY2 (The sequence of the model RefSeq protein was modified relative to this genomic sequence to represent the inferred CDS: inserted 2 bases in 1 codon), with amino-acid sequence MASDSVLFSPSNNSEMPTDIVELDQIDEETTTVATVPMEPVPVNTILVNTVPDDTIPIETIQVGSIPVETMPVETMKEYDFSGSWVHGGHEHPPVIALQPLITIHPNYGDHDQELIMVQMQEEVVGYYDSDNLQSNNDFEDQSLIPVGHEDDCFQQTLASLSASSGSSAYSRSRKRNRSRKHSSKKSYPSTDAKAGGSGASLGNKKWEQKRVQIKTLEGEFSVTMWSASDKRDNETGAEQSRKNLTPEALAGIDLSDPKQLAEFTKMKDKKSKEAPKTIACPHNGCVKMFRDNSAMXGDRPYVCPLESCGKKFAQLANLKSHILMHSKNKNGQ; translated from the exons ATGGCCTCAGACAGTGTTCTCTTCAGCCCCAGTAACAACTCAGAGATGCCGACAGATATTGTGGAGTTGGACCAGATCGATGAGGAGACCACCACAGTGGCGACCGTCCCAATGGAGCCGGTGCCAGTCAACACCATCCTGGTCAACACCGTCCCGGACGACACCATCCCTATCGAGACCATCCAGGTCGGGAGCATCCCCGTCGAGACCATGCCGGTCGAGACCATGAAGGAGTACGATTTCAGTGGCAGTTGGGTCCACGGTGGTCACGAACACCCGCCTGTGATTGCACTGCAGCCGCTCATCACCATCCACCCGAATTATGGGGACCATGACCAGGAACTGATCATGGTCCAGATGCAGGAAGAGGTGGTAGGCTACTACGACTCCGACAACCTGCAGTCCAACAACGATTTTGAGGACCAGAGCCTCATCCCAGTCGGCCACGAAGACGACTGCTTCCAGCAGACGCTGGCTTCGCTGTCGGCCTCGTCGGGGTCATCGGCCTATAGCCGCAGCAGGAAGCGCAACCGCAGCAGAAAGCACAGCAGCAAGAAGAGTTACCCCAGCACTGACGCCAAGGCGGGAGGCAGTGGTGCTAGCCTGGGCAACAAGAAGTGGGAGCAGAAACGGGTGCAGATCAAGACCCTGGAGGGTGAGTTCTCAGTCACCATGTGGTCCGCAAGCGACAAGAGAGACAACGAGACAGGGGCTGAACAGAGCAGAAAAAATCTTACTCCTGAAGCACTAGCTGGCATTGACCTGTCAGATCccaaacaactggcagaatttacTAAGATGAAGGATAAGAAATCTAAAGAAGCTCCGAAAACCATAGCTTGCCCTCATAATGGCTGCGTAAAGATGTTCAGGGATAACTCTGCTAT AGGAGACCGGCCCTACGTGTGCCCCTTGGAGAGTTGTGGTAAGAAGTTTGCTCAGTTAGCTAACCTGAAATCTCATATCTTAATGCATTCTAAGAACAAAAACGGCCAGTGA